The Candidatus Binataceae bacterium genome segment CTTCTGTGAGCAGTCTTATTCCGGGCGCCGAATACACTTCAGTGTGCTAAACCGCTTCCGAACGCCGGAGCACCCATGCCTAAGCTCAAAGAGATTGGCCTGATAGTCGAAAATACCGACGCGCGCGATTACGTAACCCAGGCGCAAGCTGCCGAGCGGATGGGCTTTGACAGCTTCTGGGTCCCGGAGGATTACGTGTTTCCGGGGGCGTTCAGTTCCTGCGCCGCGATAGCGGCAGCAACCAGCAAGATCAAGATAGGCACCGGCGTCGTCAATCCCTTCACGCGCCATCCGGTGCTGCTCGCGATGGAGCTTGCGGCCCTCGATCAGCTCTCGGAAGGCCGCGCGATCCTCGGCCTCGGCGCGAGCATCAAGCTCTGGATCCAGGAACAGATGGGCATCCGGTACGACAAGCCGGTCGCGGCGCTGCGGGACGCGGTCGCGATCATCCGCGGGCTCTTCGCGGGCAAGCAGTTGGAGCATCGCGGCGACGCGTTCACCGCCACCGCCGGCATCCGCTTCAACCTGCGGCCGCTGCGACCCAACGTGCCGATCTACCTCGGCGCGACCGCGCCGCGGACGATCGAGCTTGCTGGCGAGGTCGCGGACGGCTGGTTCCCGTTCGGCGTCGGACCGGAGGCGATTGGGCCGGCGATCGAACGAATCCGCGTCGGCGCCCGGCGCGCGGGCCGGAGCCTCTCTGACTTTTGCTTCTCTTCTTTCATCTTCACGGCGGTGGGCGACGACGACCGCGCGGTGCGCGAGGCGATCAAGCCGTTTTTGGCGCTGGTCCTTGGATGGTTCTCCGCCCAGCCGCACCTGCCGATCTTCACCAACTTCGGACTCACCGCGAAGGACGTGAGCCTGATTCGGCAGAGCCACGCCTGTGGCGAAGTCCGGCCCGAGATGGTGAGCGAGGCGATGATCGACGGGCTGGCGTTGGCGGGCAGTCCGCAGCGATGCCGCGAGCGGCTGGCGCAATACGTCGATGCCGGGATCGACACGGCGGTATTTGCCATCGAGGGCGGCCCGGATTTCGCAAAACATCTCGAATCGCTCCATCGCAACCTGGTGAGCCATTTCATATAGCGCGCCGCTCGCGGCGCGACGGCGAAGCCGACGGCCTAATCGGTCGCTCTACTGCAAACTTCCAGGTGCTTGGTAAAATCCAGCACGATCGGACGCCATCGCGCGACGCGCACGTCTTCCTCGTCCATCTCCTGTTCGAGGATATGAATCGAGCCGAGATCGATGCGCGGTTCGAGCACGCCCGTCAGATGCCGCACTATTGCGCGAATCACGCCGCGATGCGCGACCAGCAGCGCAGCCGAGGCCGCGGCGCCGCCCGCGCGCGCGTCCTGCCACACCGAGAGCATCCGCGTGGTTCCGCACTTGACGCGCTTCTCAAAGTCCGCCCTGCTCTCGCCTTCGGGATAGACGAAGTCGGCCGCGAGCCGGTCGGCGTTCCATCGCCGGAACTCTTCAGGATAACGCTCGGCTATCTCCTCCGCCGTGAGGCCTTCGAACAGGCCGAAATCAACCTCGACGAATTCGTCGATGACCAGGGCGCGCGCATTCTCGCCCGCGATGATCCGAGCGCCTTCTGCCGCGCGCACGAGCGGGCTCGAGAATACCGGGGCGAATCCGCGCGCGCCGTCGCGCGCCGCGAGCCATTCGCCCGCGGCATTCATCTGACGCCGGCCAAGCTCGGACAGCGCCACGTCGGTACGGCCGTAGTAGCGGATGCTCGAGTTGCCGACGGTCTCGCCATGGCGCACGAGCACCAGCCGCGCCGGTCCGGTCATCATCTCGGCCCTTTGGCTTCAGCCCTTTTCTGACGCGACGCCATCGAGCGGGTTGAGCACGAGGCCGGTCAGCAGCTTCGGATGGAAATAGGTCGATTTCTCCGGCATCACCGCACCCGCGTCGCTCACCGCCTCGACATCCCGGATGGTTGGCGGGTTCATCAGGAAAACGCCTCTCGCGCTGCCTGAACCCAGCGTCGCAAGCGCGCCGGGCGCGTCGATCGTGTATTCAATCAGGCCGCCGGCTTTGACCTGCTCCGGCGTAATTCCGAAGATCCGCTCCAGCACCAGCGCGTGCAACACGCTTACGTCGAGCCGCTGCACCGCCGGCGGCGCCGCGGGCATCGCGTCGGCCATCGCGCGCGAATCCCTCAGCCTGAGCAAGCGCAGCTTTACCTGCTCGCCGCCGAGCGCGACCGCGATCGCACCCTGCCCCGCCCCGGACAGCGCTGCGCGCATCGCGTCCGTGCGCTCAAACTCTTCGATCGCGAACCACTCGGCCGCGCGCTTATCGAATGACGCGATCCGCGCCGGGTCAAGCCGCTGCGCGACGCGATACGTCGGCAGGATCACCAGGCCTGGGTCGTCGCCGGCGACCAGCGTCATCATCGTGTAGTCGTAGGGACGCGCACCCTCCGGATCGCCCTCGACAGCGCGCCGGCGACGCCGATATTCGAGCGCGGTCTCGTAGCGATGGTGTCCGTCGGCGATGAAGATGCGCGGATTTTCGAGTTCGCCCTGGATCGCCGCGATTGCGGCGCGATCGTCGATCCAACGCAGTTGGTTGCGAATTCCGTCGTCGTCGCTGACCTCCAGCAGCGGCTCCTGCGCCGAAAGCTCGGCCACGATAGCGGCGAGCGCCGGATGCTGGCCGGTATAAAGCCCGAAGACCGAACTGACGTTGGTGTTGAGCGCAGTCAGGAGTTCGAGCCGATCCTGTTTCGCGGCGGGAAAGGTTTTCTCGTGCGGCAGAATTCTCCCGGCGCTGAACTCCTCAAGCCGGATACGTACGATAAAGCCGCTCCGCCGAAGCAGCCGCCCTTCGAGCTCGAAGAATTGCGAGTACAAAAAAATCGCGGGGCGGGACGCGGGCCTGAGCACGCCTTCGTTGACCCACTGGCCAAGCGTGCGCGCCGCCGACCCATACCGGTCGGGATCGCGATTGAGTTCCAGACGCACGACGTTATAAAGGCTCCGCGCGTAGAGCGCGTCCTGGCGCGCCCTGTCGATCAAATCATACGGCGGCGCGACGACATGGCTCAGCGCGCCGGCGCGTTCGGGATCGTAGAGAAGGCCCGCGAAGGGTTCGATTCGATGTGTCATCGCCATTGCAAAGGCCTCATCGCGACGCGCGCGCCGCGAGCCGAGCGGTCAGTTGACCCTCGCTTACCGCGCCGTGACGGAGCACGCGTATCTGCGAGCCGGCGAACGTCACTACCGTGCTCGGAGCGCCGCCGGCCAGCCAACCATGCTCAACGAACACTTTAACTTTGCCTCCCAGCGTGCGGCGTGCAGCTTCAGGTTCCACGGCGGGCGGCTCGCCCGCCAGGTTGGCGCTGGTCGCGGTGAGCGGGCGCCCAAGTCCCGCAGCCAGTGCGCGAGCGGTCGGATGCGATGACACGCGCACGCCGACTCCGCCGTCGTCGCCGATGAGCGGCGCGGGAATCCCGTCGCGGGCGGGCAACACGAGCGTCAATGGCCCCGGCCAGAACGCCTCGGCGAGAACGCGGGCCGCGCCCGGCACCTCGCGCGCCACCGCAAAGGCCATCGCCGCGTCCGCGGCGATCAGCGCGACCGGCTTTCCGGGCTCCCGCCCTTTTATCGCGAACAGGCGCTCGAGCGCATCCGACGAGAGCGCGTCCACGCCCAGCGCATAGAAGGTCTCCGTCGGATAGACGATCGCCTCGCCCGCAGCGAGCGCCGCGAGAGCGTCGGCGATGACGGGGGAATTCATCTCATTCAAAACGGTTCAGCCTGCACGATTGCGTTCCGCTCATGCACCAACGTGTTCCGCTCATGGACCAACGCGTTCCATTCATGGACCAACGCGTTCCGCTTATGCACCAACGCGTTCCGCTCATGGGGCGAGGCGTTCGAGCGCGCGATGCGCGATGTCGCGGCGCATATGCATCCCCTCGAACTCGATCATCGCGGCGGCTTCGTAGGATGCGGCGACGGCGCGGCGCAGATCCGCGGCCATCGCGGTCACCACCAGCACGCGGCCGCCGTCGGATACCAGGCGTCCGTCGCGCAGCGCGGTCCCGGCGTGAAAGACCTTGACCCGCGTCTTCTGCAGCGCCCATCGCACCTTCGCCTCCGACGGCTCGGCCCCGTCGATCCGCTCGAGGCCGCTTATCGGAACGCCCTTGCGATACGAGCCCGGATATCCGCCCGAGGCGAGCACCACGGCTGCCGCGGCGCGCGGCGAGAGTCTTACCGTCACGTCCTTCAGCCGGCCCTCGGCGCAGGCCAGCAGCGTCTGGGCGAGGTCGCCCTCGAACCGCATCATCAGCGGCTCGCATTCAGGATCGCCGAAGCGGACGTTGTATTCGAGGACGTTGAGCCGCTCGCCGTCGATCATCAAGCCGACGAACATCACGCCGCGAAGCGGCGTGCCGCGCGCGCGCATCGCGCCGAGCGTCGGCATCACCACCTCGTTCATCACCCGCGCCTCGAGCGCCGGGCCGAAATGCGGCACCGGCGTGTACGCGCCCATCCCGCCGGTGTTGGGGCCGCGGTCGCCGTCGAACGCAGCCTTGTGATCCTGCACCGAGCCGAGCGCGACTGCGCTTTCGCCGTCGCAGAGCGCAAAGAACGAAACCTCCTCGCCCACAAGACGCTCTTCGATCACGACCCGCGCGCCCGCCGCGCCGAAAAGCCGACGCTCCATCGCGTCGTCGATCGCGGCGAGCGCGCCTACCGCGTCGTCGCATACGGACACGCCCTTGCCGAGCGCGAGGCCGTCAGCCTTGACCACCATCGGACCGCCGCGCGCGCGAACCCATCGGCGCGCCGCCTCGGCGTCGTCGAAAATCTCGAAGCCCGCAGTCTTTACGCCCGCCTCGCGCATCACGGCCTTGGCGAAGGCCTTGCTCGCTTCGAGTTGCGCGGCGGCCCTGGTCGGGCCAAAAATTTTTAGCCCCGCGCGCTCGAACTCGTCGACGATTCCGGCAGCCAGCGGATCTTCCGGTCCGACCACGGTAAGGTCGATTTTCTCGCCGCGCACGAAGTCAACCAGAGCGGCGAGGTCGTTCGGTGCGGCGGGAGCTATCGTCGCGAGCTGCGCGATGCCGGGGTTACCGCCCGCGCAGTAGAGCTTGCGCGCCGTCTCGCTCTGGTTGAGCCGCCAGAGCAAGGCGTGCTCGCGCCCGCCCTTGCCTATCACGAGGATCTTCATCGGGACGGCGCCTCGGCCCGGTCGCTACGCTCGATCGCGCGAATCACTCTCATCAGATAATTTTGACACTTCGCGAACGCAGACGGGAATTCATCGTCGGACGCGGCGCTCAGTGCCGAAAGTGGCGCACTCCCGTGAAGACCATCGACAGCCCACGGGCGTCGGCAGCCGCGATAACCTCGGAATCGCGCATCGCGCCGCCCGGCTGCGCGATCGCCGTCGCCCCGGCCTCCGCGGCAAGCGTGGGCCCGTCAGGGAAGGGAAAGAGCGCCTCGGAGACCAGCACTGAATCTTTAAGTGACACTTTAAGCCGCGCCGCCTTCTCGCGCGCCGCGTATAACGGGTCGATTCGCGAAGTTGCGCCGCCGCCGACCGCCAGCGTGCGGTCCTCGGCGACGAACGCGATCGCGTTGGACTTGATGTGTTTGCACACGCGGATGCCGAACTCCATCGCGCGCAGTTCAGCCGGCGTCGGCGCGCGCCGGGTTACGACTTTGCCTTCGCGCGGGTGTTCGAGGCTCAGGTCGGGAGTCTGCACCAGCAGTCCGCCGACGACGCGCTTGAGGTCGAGGTCCTCGCGATGCACGGCGGCGGGATGAAACCGCATCACGCGCCGGTTCTTTTTCTTGCGCAGGAACTCCAACACTCCGGGCTCAAAGTCGGTTCCGATCAGGACCTCGGTAAACAGCTCGTCAACCGCTTCGGCAAACGGCAGGTCCCAGGGGCGATTGGCGATGATGATTCCGCCGAAAGGCGAGTCCGGGTCGGTCGCGAACGCCTTCTCCCACGCTTGGAGCAACGTCGCGCCGACGCCCACGCCGCAGGGCGTGTTGTGCTTGAGGATCGCGACCACGGCGTTTTTGTAGTCCGCGAAATCAAGCATCAGGTTGACGGCGGAGCTGATGTCGAAAACGTTGTTGAAGGAAAGCTCGCGGCCGTGGAGCTGCTCGGCGATTTCACGGAAACGTCCGTAGAGCGCGCCCACCTGATGGGGATTCTCGCCGTAGCGGAGCGTCTGTTCGCGTGGCAGCGAGAGGCTGAAAGTCTCTCCCAGCGGCTCGCGCTTGCCGTTCTCGATCGCGCCGAGGTAATTCGAAATCGCGCAGTCGTAAGCGGTGACGCGGGCGAAGGCCTTGCGCGCGAGACGCCATCGGGTCTCGCGCGCGAGCGCCCCGCCGCTTGCCTTGAGCTCTTCGATCAGCGCCGGATAGTCGGCCGGATCGACCACCACCGCGACGTCGTTCCAGTTCTTGGCGGCGGCGCGCACCAGCGTCGGGCCGCCGATGTCGATATTCTCGATCGCGTCGTCGAGACTCACGTCCGGCCGCTCGACCGTTTGTTCGAAGGGATAAAAGTTGACCACGACCAGATCGATCGGCTCGATTCCGTGCTCGCGCATCTGGCGCTGATGATTTTCGTCGGCGCGCCGCGCGAGAATTCCGCCGTGAATCTTCGGATGGAGCGTCTTGACCCGCCCGTCGAGCATCTCGGGCGATCCGGTGAGGTTCTCGACGCCGCGGACCTTGACGCCGGCCGCTTGCAGGGCAGCCGCCGTGCCGCCGGTCGAGACTATCTCGACGCCGCGCGCCGCGAGCGCCCGCGCGAACTCCGCAAGCCCCGCTTTGTCGGAGACGCCGAGCAGCGCCCGGCCGATTTTGATCGCAGCCGTTTCCATCTCAGGCCGCCTTTCGATAAACGCGCGGCACGCGTTTGCCGACCGTACATAGCATCTCGTACGAGATCGTCTGCGCGAGGCGCGCGATGTCGTTGACGCTGATCATCGCTTCGCCCGCGCCGCCCCACAGGATGACCTCGTCGCCGATCGCCGCACCGGGCACGTCGGTAAGATCGACCATCGTCAGGTCCATGCATACCGCGCCGACGACCGGCGCACGCCGCCCGCGGATCAGCACTTCCCCGCCGTGTTGCAGTCCGCGGCGATAGCCGTCGGCGTAACCGACCGCGAGTACGCCGATCGCGCTCGGCCGCGGCGTGACGAAGGTATGGCCATAGCTGACGCCGACGCCTGCGGGCACGCGCTTCACCTGGATCACGCGCGTCTTGAACGTCATCACGGGCCGCAGTTCGACTTGCTCCCGAACGGCCGGCACCGGCGGCAAGCCATAGATCGCAAGCCCCGGGCGCAGCAGACCGTAGTGCGCGTCGGGGCGCAGGATGGAAGCCGCGGAATTGGCGACATGAGCGACTTGCGGCTCGATTCCGGCCGCGCGCAGGCGCGCCATCGCCGCGTCGAATACTTTCAGCTGCATGCTGGTCACGGGGCTTTGCGGATCGCCGGCATTGACCAGCAACGTACACACCCCTTCGACCCTGAGCGACATCGCACGGCCAAGCTCCGCAATCGCTTGATCCAGATCGCCGGGCAGAATCCCAAGCCGCGTCGCGCCGCTGTCGATCTTGAGATGAACGGGAAAGTTCGCCCGCGCCTGCGCCTGGGCGGCGCGCCCGAGCGGCGCCACAAGCGCTGCGTCGTACACGAATGGCGTAAGGTCGAGCGCGACGATCTCGTCCGCCTCAGCGGCGAGAAACCCGCCCAGCAGATAGACGCGCTCGCGCACCCCGGCCGCGCGCAGCTCGCGCGCTTCGCTCACGCGCGCCACGCCGAAATGAGCGCAACCCTCGGCGCGCAGCGCGCGCGCAACTTCGACCGCGCCATGCCCGTACGCGTCGGCCTTGACCACCGCCATCAACTCCACGCCGTTACCGGCCGCTCTGATCGCCCGGTAGTTGGCGCCCAGCGCACCGAGATCGATCTCGGCCACCGTCGGCCCGTTCACGACTTCCATCGATGAATGAAACAGCCCCCCTGTGATTCGCGCCCGAACGCCACGGATCATACCGGCCACGCCCGTTTTTTGACACTCCCCGGCTCAAGTGATATTCACACGACATGGCTGGGGGTGTGCGCGCACGAAGGGCGCACTGAGAACGTAAACCCCTCGAACCTGATCCGGGTAATACCGGCGTAGGGAATCCGCGCTCCGCCTCCTGCCAGACGGCGGAACGATCGCGGTTCCGCCTAAAGCCGTTTACCCGAAGCCGGGAAAGCGGCTTTTTCGATGTCGCGCTTCGCGATTCAACTCAACGGCGAACAGTACACGGTCGAAGGCGATCCGAGCCTGCCCGCGCTGCTCGAGCGACTGAAAATGCGCCGCGGCCGGGTGGCGGTCGAAATCAACCGTACCGTCATACCGCGCGCGCAATACGATTCGGTCAGGCTCAACCCGGGCGACATGGTCGAGGTGATCAACTTCGTCGGCGGCGGCTAGCCGCACCGGACCCCGCGTGCCGAACGCGCGGCGGGCGCAGGCGATGCGCGCGCACGCGCGGCGGGTTATGATTTATATATGGAACCGCACATGGAACATGATCATTTCGACCTGGCGGGCCGGGTCTTTCATTCCCGGCTGATCGTCGGCACCGGCAAGTATCGCGACTTTGCGGAAACCCGCGCGGCGGTCGAGGCGAGCGGCGCCGAGATCGTCACGGTCGCCGTCCGCCGCGTCAATATCACCAACCGCGACAGCGAGAACCTGCTCGACTATATCGATCCCAAGCGCTACCAGATTCTGCCAAACACCGCCGGATGCTATACGGTCGAAGAAGCGGTCCGCACTTGCCGCCTCGCGCGCGAGGTCGGGGTGGGCGACATCGTCAAGCTCGAGGTAATCGGCGATCAGAAAACGCTCTTCCCCGACGTCCCGGCAACGATCGAAGCGGCCAAAATCCTGGTCAAGGAAGGCTTCAAGGTGCTGCCATACATAACGGACGATCCCGTCGCCTGTCTGCGCCTGGCCGAGATCGGATGCGCGGCGGTGATGCCGCTCGCGGCGCCGATCGGCTCGGGCATGGGCATCCGCAATCCCTTCAACCTGCGCATCATCATCGAACAGGCGAAGGTCCCGGTGATCGTCGACGCCGGCGTGGGCACCGCGTCGGACGCGGCCGAAGCGATGGAAATCGGCTCCGACGGATTGCTGATCAATTCGGCGATCGCGGGAGCGAAGGATCCGATCGCGATGGCGCGGGCGATGAAACTCGCGATCGAAGCCGGGCGAATCGCCTATCGTGCCGGGCGCATCGAACAGAAGCTATACGCCACCGCCTCGAGTCCGCTTAGCGGCCTGATTCGCTAGCGCCGCGGCAGGCCAGCGAAGCGACGGATCGTCAAAACGGCGGATCATCAACGTTGGAGAGCACGCATCGCGTACCGGCCGACTTCCAGCTCTATCTGGTAAGCGATCGCCGCCTTGTAGCGCCCCGTTCGCTGGTCGAAGTCTGCGAAGAGGTTCTCGGAGCGCTCGCGCGCGACTCCTCGGCCGTCCACGCGGCGCTGCAACTGCGCGAAAAGGATCTCGGCGGCCTCGAGCTCTATCAACTGGCAACGGCGCTCCGCCCGGTCTGCACGCGGCACAACGCCTAT includes the following:
- the purD gene encoding phosphoribosylamine--glycine ligase, which encodes MKILVIGKGGREHALLWRLNQSETARKLYCAGGNPGIAQLATIAPAAPNDLAALVDFVRGEKIDLTVVGPEDPLAAGIVDEFERAGLKIFGPTRAAAQLEASKAFAKAVMREAGVKTAGFEIFDDAEAARRWVRARGGPMVVKADGLALGKGVSVCDDAVGALAAIDDAMERRLFGAAGARVVIEERLVGEEVSFFALCDGESAVALGSVQDHKAAFDGDRGPNTGGMGAYTPVPHFGPALEARVMNEVVMPTLGAMRARGTPLRGVMFVGLMIDGERLNVLEYNVRFGDPECEPLMMRFEGDLAQTLLACAEGRLKDVTVRLSPRAAAAVVLASGGYPGSYRKGVPISGLERIDGAEPSEAKVRWALQKTRVKVFHAGTALRDGRLVSDGGRVLVVTAMAADLRRAVAASYEAAAMIEFEGMHMRRDIAHRALERLAP
- a CDS encoding histidine phosphatase family protein, with translation MMTGPARLVLVRHGETVGNSSIRYYGRTDVALSELGRRQMNAAGEWLAARDGARGFAPVFSSPLVRAAEGARIIAGENARALVIDEFVEVDFGLFEGLTAEEIAERYPEEFRRWNADRLAADFVYPEGESRADFEKRVKCGTTRMLSVWQDARAGGAAASAALLVAHRGVIRAIVRHLTGVLEPRIDLGSIHILEQEMDEEDVRVARWRPIVLDFTKHLEVCSRATD
- the purH gene encoding bifunctional phosphoribosylaminoimidazolecarboxamide formyltransferase/IMP cyclohydrolase, producing METAAIKIGRALLGVSDKAGLAEFARALAARGVEIVSTGGTAAALQAAGVKVRGVENLTGSPEMLDGRVKTLHPKIHGGILARRADENHQRQMREHGIEPIDLVVVNFYPFEQTVERPDVSLDDAIENIDIGGPTLVRAAAKNWNDVAVVVDPADYPALIEELKASGGALARETRWRLARKAFARVTAYDCAISNYLGAIENGKREPLGETFSLSLPREQTLRYGENPHQVGALYGRFREIAEQLHGRELSFNNVFDISSAVNLMLDFADYKNAVVAILKHNTPCGVGVGATLLQAWEKAFATDPDSPFGGIIIANRPWDLPFAEAVDELFTEVLIGTDFEPGVLEFLRKKKNRRVMRFHPAAVHREDLDLKRVVGGLLVQTPDLSLEHPREGKVVTRRAPTPAELRAMEFGIRVCKHIKSNAIAFVAEDRTLAVGGGATSRIDPLYAAREKAARLKVSLKDSVLVSEALFPFPDGPTLAAEAGATAIAQPGGAMRDSEVIAAADARGLSMVFTGVRHFRH
- the thiS gene encoding sulfur carrier protein ThiS produces the protein MSRFAIQLNGEQYTVEGDPSLPALLERLKMRRGRVAVEINRTVIPRAQYDSVRLNPGDMVEVINFVGGG
- a CDS encoding LLM class flavin-dependent oxidoreductase — its product is MPKLKEIGLIVENTDARDYVTQAQAAERMGFDSFWVPEDYVFPGAFSSCAAIAAATSKIKIGTGVVNPFTRHPVLLAMELAALDQLSEGRAILGLGASIKLWIQEQMGIRYDKPVAALRDAVAIIRGLFAGKQLEHRGDAFTATAGIRFNLRPLRPNVPIYLGATAPRTIELAGEVADGWFPFGVGPEAIGPAIERIRVGARRAGRSLSDFCFSSFIFTAVGDDDRAVREAIKPFLALVLGWFSAQPHLPIFTNFGLTAKDVSLIRQSHACGEVRPEMVSEAMIDGLALAGSPQRCRERLAQYVDAGIDTAVFAIEGGPDFAKHLESLHRNLVSHFI
- a CDS encoding thiazole synthase, with amino-acid sequence MEHDHFDLAGRVFHSRLIVGTGKYRDFAETRAAVEASGAEIVTVAVRRVNITNRDSENLLDYIDPKRYQILPNTAGCYTVEEAVRTCRLAREVGVGDIVKLEVIGDQKTLFPDVPATIEAAKILVKEGFKVLPYITDDPVACLRLAEIGCAAVMPLAAPIGSGMGIRNPFNLRIIIEQAKVPVIVDAGVGTASDAAEAMEIGSDGLLINSAIAGAKDPIAMARAMKLAIEAGRIAYRAGRIEQKLYATASSPLSGLIR
- a CDS encoding L-threonylcarbamoyladenylate synthase, whose translation is MNSPVIADALAALAAGEAIVYPTETFYALGVDALSSDALERLFAIKGREPGKPVALIAADAAMAFAVAREVPGAARVLAEAFWPGPLTLVLPARDGIPAPLIGDDGGVGVRVSSHPTARALAAGLGRPLTATSANLAGEPPAVEPEAARRTLGGKVKVFVEHGWLAGGAPSTVVTFAGSQIRVLRHGAVSEGQLTARLAARASR
- the alr gene encoding alanine racemase, whose protein sequence is MEVVNGPTVAEIDLGALGANYRAIRAAGNGVELMAVVKADAYGHGAVEVARALRAEGCAHFGVARVSEARELRAAGVRERVYLLGGFLAAEADEIVALDLTPFVYDAALVAPLGRAAQAQARANFPVHLKIDSGATRLGILPGDLDQAIAELGRAMSLRVEGVCTLLVNAGDPQSPVTSMQLKVFDAAMARLRAAGIEPQVAHVANSAASILRPDAHYGLLRPGLAIYGLPPVPAVREQVELRPVMTFKTRVIQVKRVPAGVGVSYGHTFVTPRPSAIGVLAVGYADGYRRGLQHGGEVLIRGRRAPVVGAVCMDLTMVDLTDVPGAAIGDEVILWGGAGEAMISVNDIARLAQTISYEMLCTVGKRVPRVYRKAA
- a CDS encoding DUF1015 domain-containing protein, which produces MAMTHRIEPFAGLLYDPERAGALSHVVAPPYDLIDRARQDALYARSLYNVVRLELNRDPDRYGSAARTLGQWVNEGVLRPASRPAIFLYSQFFELEGRLLRRSGFIVRIRLEEFSAGRILPHEKTFPAAKQDRLELLTALNTNVSSVFGLYTGQHPALAAIVAELSAQEPLLEVSDDDGIRNQLRWIDDRAAIAAIQGELENPRIFIADGHHRYETALEYRRRRRAVEGDPEGARPYDYTMMTLVAGDDPGLVILPTYRVAQRLDPARIASFDKRAAEWFAIEEFERTDAMRAALSGAGQGAIAVALGGEQVKLRLLRLRDSRAMADAMPAAPPAVQRLDVSVLHALVLERIFGITPEQVKAGGLIEYTIDAPGALATLGSGSARGVFLMNPPTIRDVEAVSDAGAVMPEKSTYFHPKLLTGLVLNPLDGVASEKG